The following are encoded together in the Myxocyprinus asiaticus isolate MX2 ecotype Aquarium Trade chromosome 7, UBuf_Myxa_2, whole genome shotgun sequence genome:
- the LOC127444429 gene encoding zinc finger protein 302-like gives MLNNMDLNSQDSFYSQFDNCNSSAIGLESHGSKDSQDAFMDSGRTAPAQFAHAGALITPKTEPTSTDQYNSCHGPKERYPTSLAYSGSFYVETSQGAPCSTETLLNMITEIVGISTTPMSDAHQCTNGQMNTSHSSVDSGRSSFGDEGVQRQASPPLFSPGQAGHNYPDSHTTTTQAQDSSVSNLNFCSTAQASTHDEEPLSESAMFPVAIKNEFESSCYEWGSFNKSDNYLDAGFQSEAFTMSNTFPTDQQVDVKELIDSYSPICPNPEIEFKVESSLKQEQCFGDACAQGFSTHMFNYSAPIMDISSNNLLKPTIFPNIELQSSCDTTFSTSTIDSVLYSSLLPESFSQTYTRAQKPNRVRKSPASSTGPAKEKPFTCPMETCDRRFSRSDELNRHIRIHTGHKPFQCRICLRSFSRSDHLTTHTRTHTGEKPFSCDVCGKRFARSDERKRHGRVHLKQKEKMELKPQVVNAWPFTLPETI, from the exons ATGCTTAACAATATGGATTTGAACTCTCAAGATTCTTTCTACTCTCAGTTCGACAACTGTAACAGTTCTGCTATTGGGCTGGAATCTCACGGCTCAAAAGACAGCCAGGATGCTTTCATGGATTCTGGAAGAACAGCACCTGCTCAGTTTGCACACG CAGGTGCGCTTATTACCCCCAAAACGGAGCCCACAAGTACAGATCAGTACAACTCTTGTCACGGTCCTAAAGAGAGATACCCAACCTCCTTGGCGTACTCTGGCAGTTTctatgtagaaacatctcaaggagcGCCTTGCAGCACGGAAACATTGCTCAACATGATAACCGAAATTGTTGGCATCTCAACAACCCCCATGTCGGATGCCCATCAGTGTACAAACGGCCAGATGAATACCAGCCATTCCTCTGTGGACAGTGGCCGTAGCAGTTTTGGAGACGAGGGGGTCCAGAGACAGGCCTCCCCGCCGCTGTTTTCCCCAGGTCAGGCAGGCCACAACTACCCGGACTCCCATACCACCACCACACAGGCCCAAGACTCTTCTGTATCGAATTTGAACTTTTGCTCCACAGCGCAAGCTTCCACCCATGACGAGGAGCCGCTCTCCGAGTCTGCAATGTTCCCAGTGGCGATCAAAAATGAATTCGAGAGCAGCTGTTACGAGTGGGGATCATTTAATAAGTCTGATAACTACTTGGATGCTGGCTTTCAGTCAGAGGCATTCACAATGTCGAATACTTTCCCAACCGATCAACAGGTGGACGTGAAAGAGCTTATAGACTCGTATTCTCCAATTTGCCCAAATCCAGAGATTGAATTCAAAGTGGAGAGCTCCCTTAAACAAGAGCAGTGCTTTGGAGATGCATGCGCGCAAGGTTTCAGTACTCACATGTTTAACTATTCTGCGCCTATTATGGATATCTCGTCCAACAATCTTTTGAAACCGACCATATTTCCAAATATTGAACTCCAGTCCAGTTGCGACACAACCTTCTCGACCTCAACTATAGACTCTGTTCTGTATTCATCTTTATTGCCGGAGTCTTTCAGTCAAACTTACACAAGGGCTCAGAAACCTAATCGAGTAAGAAAGAGCCCTGCCTCCTCCACCGGGCCCGCCAAGGAGAAACCCTTCACATGTCCCATGGAGACCTGTGACCGGCGCTTCTCTCGATCGGATGAGCTCAACAGACACATCCGTATCCACACGGGACACAAACCTTTCCAGTGCCGAATCTGTTTGCGTAGCTTCAGCAGAAGTGACCATCTGACCACACACACTCGCACGCACACGGGTGAGAAACCTTTCTCTTGTGATGTATGCGGCAAACGCTTTGCCAGAAGCGACGAAAGGAAACGGCACGGCCGCGTGCACCTCAAACAGAAAGAAAAGATGGAGTTGAAGCCACAAGTAGTTAATGCGTGGCCATTCACTTTGCCCGAGACCATCTGA
- the LOC127444422 gene encoding mannosyl-oligosaccharide glucosidase-like: MGRRRKRIASGDGVPAPRKDEKAPVPPRREKKKKTDIGKVFINISIGLCIFSLIWFFYALYMRSSLARRVMTLHPSPRVLDANSSSAAVSPERFWGSYRPQVYFGMKTRSPRSVVTGLMWMRQFSDMDGNLRHTCEQGDHLQGYGWLMHDGVSFGIQEIHDRDFTLTTEFVKRMGGDHGGDWTWRITAKQHSSTATAPVISLMFYAATDIQGSLQAHAEEENRLTSITGTSEELGNFKITFGKPTAGEGASGKYARYNYLQTKSPGLDKLTDIVKNSLSQKFIFSPPKGERRSYFAVDSYKVPNHQNQQQDPKTESDFVVHQVTVQTPFQIEVLFESGSFRERPNQLVGSVLTDELEKRKMAFDEKFEGTFGLQAKGFTPSQVKFAKAALSNMLGGVGYFFGQSVVQSVYNEHPVLYPEGPLFTAVPSRSFFPRGFLWDEGFHQLLLSKWDPQLTQEVIAHWLDLINIEGWIPREQILDDEARSKVPSEFIVQHNENANPPTLFLVLQELVEQLEAKPDMLSSQTMLPFLRRLYPRLKTWFEWFNTTQAGPMASSYRWRGRDKDTNLFLNPKTLTSGLDDYPRASHPSADERHVDLYCWMALASGIMANVARILGEPHQVYENTHLTLSNNDLLNELHWSENLRAFSDYGNHTQAVSLQQEKVYVPPGQPRHQFPVTRLVRSVRRAPKLQYVNALGYVSLFPFLLHILTPDSPKIEHVLRDIQDPERLWTPYGLRSLTRTDPLYMKRNTEHDAPYWRGPIWININYLAVRALHHYGNIEGPYKEKAASLYQELRTNLINNVYKQYLETGYIWEQYSDSTGRGQGSHPFTGWSALTVLIMGEEY; the protein is encoded by the exons ATGGGTAGGCGGAGGAAGAGGATTGCATCTGGTGATGGGGTGCCTGCTCCAAGAAAGGATGAAAAAGCACCTGTTCCACCACGCagggagaagaaaaagaaaactgaCATCGGAAAGGTGTTTATCAATATATCCATCGGGTTGTGCATCTTCAGCCTAATCTGGTTCTTCTATGCCCTGTATATGCGGTCATCATTGGCCAGGAGGGTCATGACATTGCACCCCTCTCCACGGGTCTTGGATGCTAATAGCTCAAGTGCTGCTGTGTCTCCAGAGAGGTTTTGGGGTTCCTATCGGCCCCAGGTGTACTTTGGTATGAAAACGAGAAGTCCCAGATCTGTTGTGACAG GCTTAATGTGGATGCGTCAGTTCAGTGATATGGATGGAAATCTGAGGCACACTTGTGAGCAAGGGGACCATTTGCAGGGCTATGGGTGGTTGATGCACGATGGGGTCTCTTTTGGAATCCAGGAGATCCATGACCGTGATTTCACGTTGACCACAGAGTTTGTGAAGCGTATGGGTGGAGATCATGGTGGAGACTGGACTTGGAGAATCACTGCCAAACAACAT AGCTCTACTGCCACGGCTCCAGTGATCTCGCTGATGTTCTATGCTGCCACAGATATTCAAGGTTCCTTGCAGGCTCATGCAGAGGAGGAAAATCGCTTGACCTCTATTACAGGAACGTCTGAGGAGCTTGGCAACTTCAAGATCACCTTTGGCAAACCCACGGCGGGGGAAGGTGCTAGTGGAAAATATGCCAG ATACAATTACTTGCAGACTAAGAGCCCTGGCCTGGATAAACTGACAGATATAGTGAAGAACAGcctaagtcagaagtttattttCAGTCCTCCCAAGGGTGAAAGAAGATCTTATTTTGCAGTGGATTCTTACAAAGTCCCAAACCACCAGAATCAACAGCAAGATCCCAAGACTGAGAGTGACTTTGTGGTGCATCAGGTAACCGTTCAAACCCCCTTCCAGATTGAAGTATTGTTTGAATCTGGAAGCTTTCGTGAACGTCCAAATCAGCTTGTGGGCTCAGTGCTTACTGATGAGCTGGAGAAACGCAAGATGGCTTTTGATGAGAAGTTTGAAGGTACGTTTGGCCTCCAAGCTAAAGGGTTCACACCTTCGCAGGTAAAATTCGCCAAGGCAGCTTTAAGCAATATGCTTGGTGGCGTGGGATATTTCTTCGGACAGTCGGTGGTACAATCGGTTTACAATGAGCACCCAGTGCTTTACCCCGAGGGGCCACTGTTCACGGCGGTACCATCTCGCTCTTTTTTTCCAAGGGGCTTTCTATGGGATGAAGGGTTCCATCAACTTCTCCTCAGCAAATGGGACCCTCAGTTAACACAGGAGGTCATAGCACACTGGCTCGATCTTATCAACATAGAGGGCTGGATCCCACGTGAACAGATCTTGGATGATGAGGCACGCAGCAAAGTACCGTCCGAGTTTATAGTGCAGCACAATGAAAATGCCAACCCACCCACACTCTTCTTGGTCCTACAGGAGCTGGTGGAGCAACTGGAGGCTAAGCCAGATATGTTGTCCTCTCAGACCATGCTTCCTTTCCTGAGAAGGCTATACCCAAGGCTAAAGACATGGTTTGAGTGGTTTAACACCACACAAGCTGGACCCATGGCCAGTTCCTACCGCTGGCGAGGCAGGGACAAAGACACCAACCTTTTTCTGAATCCCAAGACCCTCACCTCTGGCCTGGATGACTACCCACGGGCCTCCCACCCCTCAGCTGATGAGAGGCATGTGGACTTGTACTGCTGGATGGCTCTCGCCTCTGGGATCATGGCAAATGTGGCACGAATACTTGGGGAACCCCACCAGGTGTATGAGAACACCCATCTTACTCTCAGCAATAACGATCTGTTAAATGAACTGCACTGGTCAGAGAATCTGCGGGCCTTCAGTGATTATGGCAATCACACCCAGGCTGTGTCACTTCAGCAGGAGAAAGTGTACGTGCCCCCTGGACAACCACGGCATCAGTTCCCTGTTACGAGATTGGTTCGCTCCGTTCGCAGAGCCCCCAAGCTGCAGTATGTGAATGCATTAGGCTATGTTAGCCTTTTCCCTTTCTTGCTTCATATTCTGACACCAGACTCGCCAAAAATAGAGCATGTTTTACGGGACATTCAAGATCCGGAACGCCTTTGGACACCCTATGGTCTGCGCTCACTCACTCGTACAGATCCTCTCTACATGAAGAGGAACACGGAACATGATGCCCCCTACTGGCGAGGACCCATTTGGATCAACATTAACTATCTGGCTGTTCGAGCACTGCATCACTATGGCAACATAGAAGGACCATACAAGGAAAAGGCAGCTTCCCTCTATCAAGAGCTCAGGACTAACCTCATCAATAATGTTTACAAGCAGTATCTGGAAACGGGATACATCTGGGAACAGTACAGTGATAGCACTGGCAGGGGGCAAGGTAGCCATCCTTTCACGGGCTGGTCAGCTCTGACTGTACTGATAATGGGGGAAGAGTATTGA